A window of Deinococcus cellulosilyticus NBRC 106333 = KACC 11606 contains these coding sequences:
- a CDS encoding MutS-related protein, producing the protein MTSQRSEEATDRQDLSLLWPEHTRPTAPSARNWPGNSIRDTGLSELLEFFKFSSGVKPGAVLAEALLDLCTDPQVIEYRQAVLEDVLFHPQFESRLKEVIPQITTLTDYVASRDRRLSPLHEVSWRLGELELYLQCVEGLLEAMGGVSFHSQGFRDLQSHLTGIQQDPLFASLKHELPEMQARFGGLASISIGVNLDAQFKPVEATLLGVHGEAFKGAPLLGRLFGTKPRSGSSSGLGPLHVLPFRQEIINGASFQHYERQDTLLHPLFADLARIIGDVAKPISKALAQYTSLSGKLLSRLEPEFHFYLGAVSIIRKLQNSGLPLCKPQIAPMSERTCQIQQNYNINLALRHIQRTPDENLQKTIITNTVDFGEEGRVFLITGPNRGGKTTYTQAVSLTQALFQAGWYVPGSHARISPVDHIYTHFPMEERPDLETGRFGEEASRLGDIFQKATRYSLILLNESLTSTNLTESLFLAEDVVRGLRLLGARAIFNTHLHELARNASRINQDLAGEARVVSLVAEVQTDSSGEIQPTYQVRPGLPQGVSYARRIAAQHGISFEKIAQTLQDRGEV; encoded by the coding sequence ATGACATCCCAGCGTTCTGAAGAAGCCACAGACAGGCAGGACCTCAGCCTGCTCTGGCCCGAACACACCAGGCCCACGGCTCCGTCTGCCCGCAACTGGCCTGGAAACAGCATCCGGGACACAGGACTCTCTGAATTGCTGGAATTTTTCAAATTTTCCAGTGGAGTGAAACCTGGTGCAGTGCTGGCCGAGGCCCTGCTTGACCTGTGCACCGACCCGCAGGTGATCGAGTACCGACAGGCAGTGCTGGAAGATGTGCTGTTTCACCCGCAATTTGAGTCACGTCTGAAAGAGGTCATCCCGCAGATCACCACCCTGACCGATTATGTGGCCAGTCGGGACCGCAGGCTGAGCCCCCTGCATGAGGTCAGCTGGCGTCTGGGAGAACTTGAGCTTTACCTGCAGTGTGTGGAAGGCCTGCTGGAAGCCATGGGTGGTGTGTCATTCCATTCCCAGGGGTTCCGGGACCTGCAGAGCCACCTGACAGGGATTCAGCAGGACCCTTTGTTTGCATCTTTGAAACACGAACTTCCGGAGATGCAGGCCCGTTTTGGAGGCCTCGCCAGCATCAGCATCGGAGTGAATCTGGATGCCCAGTTCAAACCTGTGGAGGCCACCTTGCTGGGGGTGCATGGAGAGGCTTTCAAAGGTGCACCTCTGCTGGGCCGCCTGTTTGGAACAAAACCCAGATCTGGCAGCTCGAGTGGACTGGGACCTCTCCACGTGCTGCCCTTTCGCCAGGAGATCATCAACGGGGCGTCCTTTCAGCATTATGAGCGTCAGGACACCCTGCTGCACCCGCTTTTCGCTGACCTGGCCAGAATCATTGGGGATGTGGCCAAACCCATCTCCAAGGCGCTGGCCCAGTACACCAGCCTGAGTGGAAAATTGCTTTCGCGTCTGGAACCAGAGTTCCATTTTTACCTGGGAGCCGTGTCCATCATTCGCAAATTGCAGAACAGTGGGCTTCCCCTGTGCAAACCCCAGATTGCTCCCATGTCTGAAAGGACCTGTCAGATCCAGCAGAATTACAACATCAATCTGGCCCTGCGGCACATCCAGCGTACTCCAGATGAAAACCTGCAAAAGACCATCATCACCAACACCGTGGACTTTGGCGAAGAAGGAAGGGTCTTTCTGATCACCGGACCCAACAGGGGAGGGAAGACCACCTACACCCAGGCGGTGAGTCTCACCCAGGCCCTGTTTCAGGCAGGCTGGTATGTGCCGGGATCACATGCCCGGATCAGTCCTGTGGACCACATCTACACGCACTTTCCCATGGAAGAGCGGCCTGATCTGGAAACCGGGCGCTTCGGAGAAGAGGCCTCACGGCTGGGAGACATTTTTCAGAAAGCCACCAGGTACAGTCTGATCCTGCTCAATGAGTCCCTCACCAGCACCAACCTCACCGAGAGCCTGTTTCTGGCAGAAGATGTGGTTCGGGGGTTGAGGTTGCTCGGGGCAAGGGCCATTTTCAACACCCACCTGCATGAACTGGCCCGCAATGCCAGCAGAATCAATCAGGACCTTGCAGGTGAGGCACGAGTGGTCAGTCTGGTGGCCGAAGTCCAGACGGATTCCAGTGGAGAGATCCAGCCCACCTATCAGGTGCGGCCCGGACTTCCCCAGGGGGTCAGTTATGCCAGACGGATTGCTGCCCAGCATGGCATCAGCTTCGAAAAAATTGCCCAGACCCTGCAGGATCGGGGCGAGGTCTGA